From the genome of Solanum stenotomum isolate F172 chromosome 5, ASM1918654v1, whole genome shotgun sequence:
ttctcaaatcataaaaacgAGCTTGGTATGTGGGGGGAAAGGATAAACCCACactaaagactcacataccttgatagggatcacccccgacgaaaatccacaatgatcttgacaaatcttgttgatctcctctttcttctcttcttcttctccttcttctcttcttcttctcttgaaccctaactctttctctttcaaaatgggacaaaatgatccaaagatcagcctaatacaacaatataagctcaaaagaaatgatttgtgaaaagactaaaatgcccttaaatttccggaacggactccctgccaactgcccaactttcaaagatcataactcgctcatacgaactcagaatcgagcaaactcggtggcgttggaaagatcgttccacaagcttcgaaaccataactggaactaatCCTAACTCATCcggagctaggagttacgactgctcaaagttggccaaaaactcactgatttccacacttagccaaatttccagatttttgaacttaaccaaattttccagattctgggctgccaaatttccagatttttaaatttttccaaaaatgactatttccaaatttcaagcttcttcaaagccacttcaaattgtcggatgttacacaaTGTTTGCCGCTCGAAGTCTCATAATCACTTTGAAGCGACAGCCAACTATGCCGCTGGGTTTACGACGGACACCAACCCTTGGATAGTTGACTCAGGAGCCACCCATCATATCACAACAAAGCCGCACAACCTACAACCATACCACGGTAACGAGGATGTTTCTATGGGTGATGGTAACAAAATTCCTACCTCTCACACTGGTTCTACTAAATTAAATGCATCAAATAATGTCTTTAAGCTAACCCGCACTCTGTGTGCCCCTTCCATTAAACACAAGCTTCTTTCGGTTTCTAAATTATGTCAAGACAATCTTAAGTCTATTGaatttttcccttttaacttTGTTGTGAAGGATCTGCAAACGCGGAAGTCATTGGTGCACGGTCGGACCAACAATGCACTGTATGAGTGGCCTGTCTCACATCCCCAAGCTCACATTATCTCCACACCTAGTCCTCTCACTACTTGGCACCAACATCTTGGACATCTTCACTCTAGAGTTCTTaggtttattttaaataaattctcGCTACCATTTCATGAGCGAGACAAAAACTTTTATTGTAATTCTTGTTTATCTAATAAAGTTCATCGGCATCCTTTTACCCTATCACTGTCTAGCTCTAAACCATTTCAAACTAATTTTAGTGATTTATGGGGGCCATCGCCAGTCTTATCTCTTGacaaaaaattgtattattgtatttttgttgatcaatatACGAAGTACACTTGGCTCTACACACTAACAAAGAAAAGTGAAGTTAAAGAGatctttcaaaaatttcatcCTATGATGGAAAAACATTTTGACACTAAAATTTTATCATTGTATACTGATGGCGGAGGTGAGTATAAAAGTCTTGACTCCTATCTTTCACTTCACGGCATTCAACACCTCTTCACCCCACCCTATACACCCCAACGAGTTGCACTTGCAGAATGACAACATCATCATATCGTTGAAACTGCAAGAACACTCTTAGATGAGGCGTCCCTCCCACCCCAATTCTGGTCTTTTGCATGCCATCACACTGTCTACCTCATCAATCGTCTTCCAACCTCTCACCTAGATAATCAATCCCCATTCCAAAGTTTACTTCAAAAATCACCTGATTATAACTCCCTCCGGATTTTTGGTTGTTTATGCTATCCACGGCTTAAACCATACTCCAAAAATAAACTTGAATCAAANttactttttattttttcattagagaagtcatttttctcttttaagaaACTTCTTTTTGTTTAGCAAATGTTTTTCCGGCATTTTGACCAACAAAATATACgaaaatttgaaaatgagtAAACAACTTAGAGAAAACGAAGAAaaggtttttcaaataatttgatCAACCAAACATTTTCAAACAATTTCACTAGTAAGTaatgaaagaaaggaaaaaaggcAATATTGAGAGCAAAGTAGGCAATAAAATTACTTGTTTATAATTAAAAGAGACGTATTTAAAGAACTCTAAAAGAGAATTACTAGTctctccgttcacttttacttgtcacttattcctaaaataattttttatttttatttgtcacttttgaATTTTGACATATCgagaaaaaacaataatttttttccatgttttaccctcagcattaaatacttattttccaaatcattttCAAAGACGTCATTTAATAGGGGATAGTTTGGTAAATATCtatatcatttaatattttctcaataagtgtgtcaaatcaaactgtgacaagtaaaagtgaacggtgGGATTAGTTTCATACCTGAATTATTAACAACCTTAAAAACACTCTTaacactaaggggtcgtttggtagagtgtattagaaaaaataatacatgtattagcCTTGTGTATTACTAGTGTCTTGTTTCATACTCTTTTCCAACCTATGTattactaatgcttgcattagttatacactatATTGTTTATTAAggtgtgtattgctaataccacatatttctaggtattagcaatacaatgattttaatgcatgcattagcttGATTAAAGACCCAATTGCCCTTCAAAACCCCTTTTACAACTTTTCTACCATAATAGTGGAGGCTATCTttgtaaattaaattttttatgcaatgcatgctattttttaatgcataaaaataaactatgcataactaatgcatccattactaatacaagcattactaatacactctatttagtattattcttatacattttaccaaacaacccctaaatgaacttaaatacatttttgatcTTGCAACTGTTCGTTCGAtgacaaaactaataatttgtgtgattttcaaatacttttctCTAATTGATTATAACACTATAACTAGTTTGTCTATATATGTGAACATGAAAAAGCAGAGTCATGATTTTCCAACGACACAAAGTCAACGATGAAGTGTTTTTTATGCACCGGTCAATGGAAGAAGACGTCACCGGAGATTGACCGGCGGCGACCTGTTGCTGCAGGTACCCATAAAGCTTTACTCATTAGAACTAATTTTTCAATTTGGCATTTAAATTTTCTAGGAATTCCAGAATattggagaaaaagaagaagaaaacagtAGAATTTAAAGAGAATTTGGTGATTTCACTCATCATACTCCCAAAAAACGTGATTTGTAATGATTTTTTTCCAATCTGTCCATGCCTTCATGGACAGAGTTATCCATCAACATGTGTTGGTGGGTAGTTGCCAAGATTTTTATTAAGGAATCAAAGCATAAAAGAAGCAATCATACGAAAAAAGTCCAAGGGAATCCAACatctatttatataaaaaaacacataaagtttttttttttaactttgtatatataatataatttttcatcaaaGGGGCTCGGATGATCCCCTTGCTCCCACTTGGCCCCGCCCCTGCTGGTGGGAAGCAGTAGGTATTGTGTCGAATTAGTCTAGGTGCACAAGCTGACACGGAAACATGGGGTTAGTTTCTAAGCAccttttttattcctttttgaaGGCCTTAGCCTTAGTGTGCCCCTTCTGTTGCAATTCAATGGTAACCCCTCAATCAGCTATGCAATTAGCTCTTTTCACACTTAAAAACCGCCTTGATAACTAGTCTTAAGTCTAAACTGTCGTAGGCAATCGGCTGTGTATCTTGCATCATCAGTGCACCAACTCACTTCCACAACAGATGTCTTAGTGCAGCCTATGTTGCATTAGCTGTCTCTTCATAACATCCCTTTATCGGAGGTTAGTGAATGGTTTACTTATCAAACTATAGTTTCTTATAGACCTCCTAAAATAGATCGTTAACTCAAAAACTTGTTCAGATCAGTTGACTAAGGTCACTTAACTATTACTGCAATCTTACTTGGTTAGGCTAAGGCAACTTGATCATTATTGCAACCGTACTTGGTAACTATTGATCCCGTGACTAGAGATGATATAATCCTAGATGAATTGAGGATTATCCAAAACTATATAAGGAGAATAGAGACCGTTCCTCAATTAAAGTGGGACACTTAACAAGGATAATACTTTCTTTGAGGAAGCTGATCTATTGTCCCTCAACTCTCTAAAAAATTGATGTTACGGTCATCGAATAAGGTGCTGCAACAAATTATCTCATTTCATGAAGTTAACTGATATGACCTCTCCTACAAACAAttggaataataaaaaattaaaagacgAATCTTTGTGCcagtttcttgatttttcgctTGGTTTTAGTTCATCAGCTGGTTACTCTTGACATATTTGGAAACTTTTCACTTAGTTTTAGTTATATCTTGTAAATTGATGATGCACAATTTTGTCATCATGTTACAAAGCTGTTAATGATGAATTCCACTCACATTGCAGTCAAGATTTTTGAATTCGAGGAATTAGCAGCTGCAACAAGCAATTTTCATGAGGATTGTCTTCTTGGAGAGAGTGATTACGGAAGAGTTTACAAAGGACAGATCGATTCTAATCAGGTTAATGCTCCTATGGTTTTCTTACTAATCAGATAGGACAGAGAGAGAAGTGGCAGACGTTCTCAAAACTGTATGTCTGAGGCCTCATATTGTAGATATGGCGCAACACGTGTTCCTTCAACAATAGATTGAACCGAAGTAAATCAAATGTGTCAATGACCAGGatcatttgataaaattagCTAGTTCAGTATGACATTACGCTTGATTATATGCATTTGATATCCAAGTTGTGACAGAACTGTAGATTGAAACCTTCCATATGATTTGGTGCAGGTTGTTGCTATCCAGAAAGTGGATCATGATAGAATAAGGAATTTTCTTGTTGAACATTGTATGTTAAGTTGGTTACGCCATCCTAATATTGTTAGTCTAGCTGGCTATTGTGCTGACGGTGATCATAGACTTCTCGTTTATGAAAACGTTCAACTAGGATCATTGAAAGAGCATCTTCATGGTATTTGTTTTCGTAGTTGGTTATGCTTTTTGTTGTGTTTAGTTGTTTTCACATGATGTCTGGAGTTAAAGATTTTCTGCAGATTCCGCTCCTGATAAGAAGCAACTTGATTGGAACACTAGGATGAAAATTGCTTCTGAAGCAGCAAAAGGATTAGAGTATTTACATAACAAACAACAGCCAACTGTAATACACCGCGGTATAAACTGCTCTAACATTTTGCTTGGGGAGGGATATCAAGCTAAGTTATCTGGCTTTGGCTTCGCAAAACTGGGGCCTCCAGACGGTAAAACCCATGTATCTGCAACATTTGAGGGAAATTATGGGCACCAAGCACCAGAGCATGCCACAACATGCGAGGTGAGTGTTCAAACAGGGCTATTGAGTGTGAAATCAGATGTTTACAGCTTTGGGGTTGTCCTTTTGGAGATCTTTACAGGAAGGAAAGATATCGGAAATTCAAAAGATGGAGAAGAGTCCAATCTTATTGCTTGGGTAACTTTATGTTTTCCCTTTGTCGTTCAAGTTAGTATACTATCTGTGACGAAAATGATGTGGTGttccttttgaatttttttttgtatgtcaGGCAAGACCATTGATCAAAGACGACAAATTTTCAGAACTGGCAGATCCAGCACTTCAAGGCCATTATCCTGCAACAGGCTTGAAGCAAGCTGTTCTAATCGCAA
Proteins encoded in this window:
- the LOC125865979 gene encoding probable serine/threonine-protein kinase PBL7, encoding MKCFLCTGQWKKTSPEIDRRRPVAAVKIFEFEELAAATSNFHEDCLLGESDYGRVYKGQIDSNQVVAIQKVDHDRIRNFLVEHCMLSWLRHPNIVSLAGYCADGDHRLLVYENVQLGSLKEHLHDSAPDKKQLDWNTRMKIASEAAKGLEYLHNKQQPTVIHRGINCSNILLGEGYQAKLSGFGFAKLGPPDGKTHVSATFEGNYGHQAPEHATTCEVSVQTGLLSVKSDVYSFGVVLLEIFTGRKDIGNSKDGEESNLIAWARPLIKDDKFSELADPALQGHYPATGLKQAVLIASTCVQKQPHARPTMAEVVISLTYIAQGKYDSVTLS